The following proteins come from a genomic window of Meles meles chromosome 1, mMelMel3.1 paternal haplotype, whole genome shotgun sequence:
- the XKR9 gene encoding XK-related protein 9 isoform X2, which yields MYWFALKKGYHVAFKNSSKTDNFIEEQIDPHKEVIDRMTDLSMLRLFETYLEGCPQLVLQLYIFLEHGQANFSQYAAIVVSCCAISWSTLDYQVALRKSLSDKNLLKGSCPKFTYLFYKLFTLLSWMLSIVLLLFLNVKIALFLLLFLWFLGLLWAFKKQTQFCASVSMEFLYRVVVGFILTFTFFNIKGQNTRCPMFCYYIVRVLATVGILVVFWVSPVSVFNSDYFMPISIIIALSLVLGIIFLIVYYGTLHPNRNQETKPDEIDGKTAQGDCRMKYFIMD from the exons GTATTGGTTTGCCTTGAAAAAGGGTTATCACGTGGCTTTCAAAAATAGCAGCAAAACTGATAACTTTATAGAAGAACAAATTGATCCACATAAAGAAGTTATAGATAGAATGACTGATTTGAGCATGCTTAGGCTATTTGAGACCTACCTGGAAGGCTGCCCACAACTTGTTTTGCAGCTCTACATCTTTCTGGAACATGGTCAAGCAAATTTCAGTCAGT atGCAGCCATTGTGGTCTCTTGCTGTGCTATTTCTTGGTCAACTCTTGATTATCAAGTAGCTTTAAGAAAATCCTTGTCTGATAAAAATCTTCTTAAAGGATCCTGTCCCAAATTCACATACCTCTTTTACAAGTTGTTTACATTATTATCTTGGATGCTGAGTATTGTACttcttttattcttaaatgtTAAGATTGCATTATTTCTATtgttatttctttggtttttaggGTTATTGTGggcatttaaaaagcaaactcagTTTTGTGCTTCTGTAAGTATGGAATTCTTATATAGAGTTGTTGTTGGATTCATTctgacttttactttttttaatattaagggACAGAATACCAGATGTCCAATGTTTTGCTACTATATTGTAAGGGTACTGGCCACAGTGGGGATATTGGTTGTGTTCTGGGTTTCCCcagtctctgtttttaattcagaCTATTTTATGCCTATCAGTATCATTATAGCTCTTAGTCTTGTCcttggaattatttttcttattgtttattaTGGGACTTTGCACCCAAacagaaatcaagaaacaaaaccTGATGAAATTGATGGAAAAACAGCTCAAGGAGATTGTAGAATGAAGTATTTTATAATGGACTAG